A single window of Leptospiraceae bacterium DNA harbors:
- a CDS encoding TolC family protein, translated as MQLRFFLTTLLFFWVNLEGSELTKLKKEKIYARNEIVKATPSQVAQNKEKPLTLEKLIEGVNKNFSLLLAAFQDMDIAESELLSAKGAFDGSIKANATTAPTGYYANNRMDMLVDQPTTYNGMSFFGGYRLGRGSFAPYDGKLATNSLGEIRAGARVPLWRDRSIDKNRAALKQAEIGIKIADLSVSQQRIEIIRNATLRYWDWIAAARRYSTAKNLYDIAMEREKQIIKRVKAGDLPPIEKEDNERVLLQRESFLIGSEQSLEIAANELSIYLTDETGKQRQPKVEEIPESVFSLFEEIRDTNLDKEVELALERRPELQRFKAQRDQNQIDQDLAKNQMGPGIDIVIAASQDLGTGSPTRSRPEIEAAIVLNVPLRTRTQQGKLDGAVAKNEKLAKQEKFFKDRITADIRNTFSTVNVTRQRAILAQKEYLLAKKLEEAERIRYVMGEGTLLVVNIREQTTGEAAIREIDALADHHRAIANFKAAIAEALKEKKEN; from the coding sequence ATGCAACTTAGATTTTTTTTAACGACTCTACTTTTCTTTTGGGTAAACTTAGAAGGCTCAGAATTAACTAAACTCAAAAAAGAAAAAATATACGCACGAAATGAAATCGTTAAGGCTACACCTTCGCAAGTAGCGCAAAACAAAGAAAAACCGTTAACCCTCGAAAAACTGATTGAAGGGGTAAACAAGAATTTCTCCCTACTATTGGCTGCCTTTCAAGATATGGATATTGCTGAAAGTGAATTACTCAGCGCCAAGGGTGCCTTTGACGGAAGTATTAAGGCAAATGCCACTACTGCGCCTACGGGATATTATGCAAATAATAGAATGGATATGCTAGTAGATCAACCAACTACATACAATGGGATGTCCTTTTTTGGAGGATATCGTTTAGGTAGAGGTTCCTTTGCTCCTTATGATGGAAAGTTAGCTACTAACTCTTTGGGCGAAATTAGAGCCGGTGCACGTGTTCCTTTGTGGAGAGATCGGTCCATAGATAAAAATCGTGCCGCATTAAAGCAAGCAGAAATAGGAATTAAGATCGCTGATCTTTCTGTATCACAGCAGAGAATAGAAATTATCCGCAATGCAACTCTTCGCTATTGGGATTGGATTGCAGCGGCCAGACGTTATTCTACCGCAAAGAATTTATATGATATTGCAATGGAAAGAGAGAAACAAATCATCAAAAGAGTTAAGGCTGGTGATTTACCTCCTATTGAGAAGGAGGATAACGAACGTGTGCTCCTTCAAAGGGAATCTTTTTTGATTGGGTCAGAGCAAAGCTTAGAGATTGCTGCGAATGAACTTTCCATTTATTTAACTGACGAAACTGGGAAACAACGTCAACCTAAGGTTGAAGAAATTCCTGAATCAGTATTTTCTTTGTTTGAAGAAATCAGAGATACCAATCTAGATAAAGAAGTTGAATTGGCGCTTGAGAGAAGACCTGAATTACAAAGATTTAAAGCACAAAGAGATCAAAATCAAATCGATCAAGACTTAGCAAAAAATCAAATGGGTCCTGGAATTGACATTGTTATTGCTGCCTCACAGGATTTAGGAACGGGAAGCCCCACTCGAAGTAGACCAGAAATAGAAGCTGCCATTGTGTTGAATGTGCCTCTTCGAACAAGAACACAGCAAGGAAAATTAGACGGTGCCGTTGCGAAGAATGAAAAGTTGGCAAAGCAAGAAAAGTTTTTTAAAGACCGGATAACGGCTGATATCCGTAATACATTTTCTACTGTCAATGTCACTAGACAAAGAGCAATCCTCGCACAAAAGGAATACTTATTAGCAAAGAAGTTGGAAGAGGCTGAGCGAATTCGGTATGTAATGGGAGAAGGAACTCTACTCGTTGTTAATATTCGAGAGCAGACAACAGGCGAAGCTGCGATACGGGAGATAGATGCGTTAGCCGATCACCATCGCGCAATTGCAAATTTTAAAGCAGCAATCGCCGAGGCTTTAAAAGAAAAGAAAGAAAATTGA
- a CDS encoding M48 family metallopeptidase, with protein MKNLQLISLILFILFNVTCATSPTGRSRILLVKDPEINKMGEDAFKEIKVATPIETGSRENTYVKCIANAILKVVDDDTGVKSWEVVVFKDNTANAFALPGGKIGVHTGILPVAKTSGQLAAVMGHEVAHVLARHGAERISDSQIMNKGMGAVGAASGNNTAVMGAIGAGAKFGVMLPFSRKHESEADILGLEYMAKAGFDPKESIELWKNMNAMGGSKPMEIMSTHPSDETRMKQLNEKLPDADKLYKEAIANGKNPGCSL; from the coding sequence ATGAAAAATTTACAATTAATTAGTTTAATCCTTTTTATTTTATTCAATGTGACCTGTGCAACATCTCCAACTGGAAGAAGTAGAATTCTTTTAGTGAAAGACCCAGAGATCAACAAAATGGGAGAAGATGCTTTTAAAGAAATCAAAGTAGCTACTCCTATTGAAACTGGCTCAAGAGAAAACACGTATGTCAAATGTATTGCGAACGCAATTCTCAAAGTCGTCGATGATGATACAGGTGTTAAATCATGGGAAGTAGTCGTGTTTAAGGATAACACTGCGAATGCGTTCGCTTTACCCGGCGGCAAAATCGGAGTGCATACTGGTATTTTGCCGGTAGCCAAGACAAGCGGTCAATTAGCCGCTGTTATGGGTCATGAAGTGGCACACGTTCTTGCCAGACATGGAGCAGAAAGAATTTCCGATTCCCAAATTATGAATAAGGGAATGGGTGCAGTTGGAGCGGCTTCTGGCAATAACACAGCCGTAATGGGTGCGATAGGCGCCGGAGCTAAGTTTGGAGTAATGCTCCCATTTTCACGAAAACATGAAAGTGAAGCTGATATCCTTGGTTTAGAGTATATGGCAAAAGCAGGTTTCGATCCAAAAGAAAGCATCGAGCTTTGGAAAAACATGAATGCTATGGGTGGTTCAAAGCCAATGGAGATAATGTCAACTCACCCATCCGATGAAACTCGCATGAAACAACTAAACGAAAAACTTCCAGATGCAGACAAGCTTTACAAAGAAGCTATTGCAAATGGAAAAAATCCAGGCTGTAGTTTGTGA
- a CDS encoding SRPBCC family protein — translation MAKKIVFVLIGLVALILFVPVVMKPSFRIERSIEIAKPAEVIFPFVSDFSKWKDWSHWSSTDPGQKVTISGSPGQVGHKMEWDGKINGKGIQTVISITENKSVASSLIFTEPNSMESVATLSFISTPTGTKVTWSNEGKLDYPVGRLFGPFLDGMVGPDFEKGLMNLKKLVEK, via the coding sequence ATGGCTAAGAAAATTGTTTTTGTCCTGATAGGACTGGTGGCGCTGATACTATTCGTTCCGGTTGTTATGAAACCAAGTTTTCGAATTGAACGTTCGATTGAAATTGCTAAACCCGCAGAAGTAATCTTTCCATTTGTTTCAGATTTTTCAAAGTGGAAAGATTGGAGTCACTGGTCAAGCACAGACCCAGGACAAAAAGTAACAATATCTGGCAGTCCCGGACAGGTTGGACACAAGATGGAATGGGATGGGAAAATAAATGGCAAAGGGATTCAAACTGTAATTTCCATAACTGAAAACAAATCAGTTGCCTCTAGTCTAATTTTCACCGAACCAAACAGTATGGAGTCTGTTGCTACCCTTTCATTTATTTCTACACCGACTGGAACCAAAGTTACTTGGTCAAATGAGGGTAAGCTTGATTATCCGGTTGGAAGGTTGTTTGGACCTTTTTTAGATGGAATGGTCGGACCTGATTTCGAAAAAGGCCTTATGAACCTTAAGAAATTAGTCGAGAAATAA
- the dinB gene encoding DNA polymerase IV produces MRLRKIIHIDMDAFYASVEQRDFPEYRGKPVVVGGDPDSRSVVCTASYEARKFGIHSAMPTSKAKRLCPHAVFVFPRFSVYKEVSRQINNVFHEFTDLVEPLSLDEAYLDVTDNKKAIASATHVAKEIKKRILEVTNLTSSAGVAAIKFIAKIASGMNKPNGLTVITPDEAERFLEELAIGKFYGIGEATEKKMLSFGIKTGKDLKQFTQSELIRHFGKSGSFYYNIVRGNDFREVEPYRTRKSIGAENTFAVDIMDRSSIFTELDDIADVLWDRIEKAGTKGKTLTLKVKYDDFESITRSISFKNSIESKSTIIQFGHELLEGTEAGKRKIRLLGLTVSNLHSEEEEDSAQLRFAFG; encoded by the coding sequence ATGCGGCTACGTAAAATAATTCACATAGATATGGATGCATTCTATGCAAGTGTGGAGCAAAGAGATTTTCCAGAGTATAGAGGCAAACCAGTAGTAGTCGGTGGAGACCCGGATAGTCGCTCTGTAGTATGCACCGCAAGCTATGAAGCTCGCAAATTTGGAATTCATTCTGCTATGCCTACATCTAAGGCTAAGCGACTTTGTCCACATGCTGTATTTGTGTTCCCTCGATTTTCTGTTTATAAAGAAGTATCCCGTCAAATTAATAACGTCTTTCATGAATTCACGGATTTAGTAGAGCCTCTTTCTTTAGATGAGGCTTACCTAGACGTAACCGATAACAAAAAAGCTATCGCAAGTGCGACCCATGTAGCGAAAGAAATCAAGAAACGAATTCTTGAAGTTACCAATCTTACTTCCTCAGCCGGTGTGGCAGCAATTAAATTTATTGCAAAGATTGCCTCTGGAATGAACAAACCAAATGGGCTAACAGTGATTACTCCCGACGAAGCGGAAAGATTCTTGGAAGAATTGGCTATTGGTAAGTTTTATGGAATTGGGGAAGCAACGGAAAAGAAAATGCTTTCTTTTGGAATTAAAACAGGCAAGGACTTAAAGCAATTTACCCAAAGTGAACTCATTCGTCATTTTGGAAAGTCAGGCTCTTTTTATTATAACATTGTAAGAGGAAATGATTTTAGAGAAGTTGAGCCTTACCGCACAAGAAAATCTATTGGTGCAGAAAATACCTTTGCAGTAGATATTATGGACAGGTCTTCCATATTTACAGAGTTAGATGATATTGCCGATGTGCTCTGGGATAGAATTGAAAAAGCAGGGACTAAAGGCAAAACTCTTACACTAAAAGTAAAATACGATGATTTTGAATCCATTACACGTAGCATTAGCTTCAAGAATTCAATCGAATCAAAATCTACAATTATCCAATTTGGACATGAACTATTAGAGGGAACCGAAGCGGGTAAACGAAAAATCCGCTTACTTGGTTTAACTGTTTCTAATTTGCATTCAGAAGAAGAGGAAGATAGCGCACAATTACGATTTGCCTTTGGGTAG
- a CDS encoding ACP S-malonyltransferase — MSTAKLLNSTTENGKKFFLQFGGQGSPYLKEVSKLYKEEPLLKEFFEVAFATLNKIENEVGKSDILISEGLDLKSWIENPDSAPSDDYQIRGSVSVAMIFITQAANYHLMTLKGFPVDKLTAATAGVTGHSQGIIGGALAAVAKDGKDFYKTFADFLSFTFYLGYRAQEKYPIFEVEKAVIDGNAEIGDKNPSPMVAVIGYSKEELEARVDAANKDLSLSGQDKLSISLYNTPDSMIISAKPSSLLAFRKKYKSEMDERKAKFVYLRTTAPFHCPFMEGTWEKFEVDLKTKVHFPYTVADLKLPLHSIFDGRQIGASENLAEVLFKEIVIKALHWDKAVGALFTNASIATVIDCGPSVVTSKLTGGQLTSKNLTTQVLCLSNNKDLKVIFEA; from the coding sequence ATGTCAACAGCTAAATTATTAAACAGCACAACAGAAAATGGGAAAAAGTTTTTTTTACAATTTGGAGGACAGGGTTCTCCTTATTTAAAAGAAGTAAGTAAGTTATACAAAGAAGAACCTTTATTAAAAGAATTTTTCGAAGTAGCTTTTGCTACATTGAATAAAATTGAAAACGAAGTGGGCAAATCCGATATCCTCATTTCAGAAGGATTAGATTTAAAATCTTGGATAGAAAATCCTGATTCAGCACCATCAGACGATTACCAAATTCGTGGTAGTGTTTCCGTTGCAATGATTTTCATTACACAAGCGGCTAATTATCATTTGATGACACTCAAAGGATTTCCGGTTGATAAACTGACTGCCGCTACTGCGGGGGTAACAGGACATAGCCAAGGAATTATAGGCGGAGCACTTGCTGCCGTTGCAAAAGATGGAAAAGACTTCTACAAAACATTTGCAGACTTTCTAAGCTTTACCTTCTATCTTGGTTATCGAGCACAAGAGAAATATCCAATCTTCGAAGTAGAAAAAGCAGTTATTGATGGAAATGCTGAAATTGGAGACAAGAATCCTTCTCCAATGGTTGCAGTAATCGGATATTCCAAAGAAGAATTGGAAGCAAGAGTCGATGCGGCAAATAAAGATTTATCTCTATCTGGTCAGGACAAACTCAGCATTAGCCTCTACAACACTCCTGATTCAATGATTATTTCTGCAAAGCCATCTTCTCTCTTGGCATTCCGCAAAAAATACAAATCAGAAATGGACGAAAGAAAAGCTAAATTCGTATACTTAAGAACAACTGCTCCTTTCCATTGTCCATTCATGGAAGGAACATGGGAAAAGTTTGAAGTTGATCTAAAGACGAAAGTTCATTTTCCTTATACTGTGGCTGATTTAAAGTTGCCGCTCCATTCTATTTTTGATGGTCGTCAAATAGGAGCTTCTGAGAATTTAGCAGAAGTTCTGTTTAAGGAAATTGTAATAAAGGCTCTTCATTGGGATAAAGCAGTAGGCGCTCTATTTACAAATGCAAGTATTGCTACTGTTATTGATTGTGGTCCAAGTGTGGTTACATCTAAGTTAACCGGTGGACAGCTTACTTCGAAAAATCTAACTACACAAGTTCTTTGTCTTTCAAATAACAAAGACTTAAAAGTAATTTTCGAGGCATAA
- a CDS encoding RNA-binding protein has protein sequence MRISVGSLPQSLNEEDLKKMFAEFGTVEDVVIKRDKKTQTSLGYGHVDMPDDAGQKAIEKLNGKEIEDKKIAVVDAAQLHNDGKDKNWDKPVTNSKIHGTKFTGGGFTGGGVRKSGGGGRGK, from the coding sequence ATGAGAATATCTGTAGGAAGTCTTCCACAATCTTTAAACGAAGAGGATTTGAAAAAAATGTTCGCGGAGTTTGGAACAGTTGAAGATGTCGTAATCAAACGCGACAAAAAGACACAAACCTCCCTTGGTTACGGTCATGTCGATATGCCGGATGATGCTGGTCAAAAAGCGATTGAGAAATTAAACGGAAAAGAAATTGAAGACAAGAAAATTGCTGTCGTCGATGCCGCTCAATTACATAACGATGGCAAAGATAAAAACTGGGACAAACCAGTTACCAACAGCAAAATCCATGGAACTAAATTTACCGGCGGCGGTTTTACGGGCGGTGGAGTTCGTAAATCTGGCGGTGGTGGCAGAGGAAAATAA
- a CDS encoding TerB family tellurite resistance protein, whose translation MNEPNKHTKENQTGVGNAGGFSDYIRKVQKELSDDYLIEVYIGLYLRALRSDGVLNYEEKVWFADRVKELYDIDVFKPIQARYTREEFMEQAKKAASAPLEIPKIAAYFEKEKKQELCYELACFATFTGDREFEVVEKKFLDKLGELLKLTEAKKTEIESHFKTE comes from the coding sequence ATGAACGAACCAAACAAACATACCAAAGAAAATCAAACAGGCGTAGGAAATGCAGGCGGCTTTTCCGATTATATTCGCAAAGTTCAAAAAGAACTCTCTGATGATTATTTAATTGAAGTTTACATTGGTCTTTACTTGAGAGCTCTACGCTCGGACGGAGTGTTAAATTACGAAGAAAAAGTCTGGTTTGCAGACAGGGTCAAGGAGCTTTACGATATAGATGTATTTAAGCCGATTCAGGCGAGATATACACGGGAAGAGTTTATGGAGCAAGCAAAAAAGGCTGCCTCCGCTCCGTTGGAAATTCCTAAGATCGCCGCTTATTTTGAAAAAGAAAAGAAGCAAGAGCTTTGTTATGAGCTTGCTTGTTTTGCAACGTTTACAGGGGACAGAGAGTTTGAAGTCGTTGAGAAAAAGTTCTTGGATAAATTAGGCGAATTATTAAAGCTTACGGAAGCTAAGAAAACAGAAATAGAAAGTCATTTTAAAACAGAATAA
- a CDS encoding acetyl-CoA C-acetyltransferase, with product MEEAVIIDGARSAFGSFGGTLKDFGATEMGVEVAKAAIARAGVKAEDIGESIFGNVVPSGKDSIYLARHIGLKAGLKVETPALTVNRLCGSGMEAIILAAKKIYLNEANVVLAGGTECMSQAPYVVRNARWGIKYGPTEFEDSLNQGLTDLYVELPMGMTAENLAVQYSISRQEQDDWASISQERAERATLDGTLKDEITPITIAGKNPIVFDKDEFIRGKASKDKMSSLKPAFKKDGTVTAGNASGINDGAGAVIVASRSYADKLGKKPLAIIKSYGHSGCDPAKMGIGPALAIPRALASAGLTLKDIGLIEVNEAFAAQYLAVQKELGLNPEITNVNGGAIAIGHPLGASGARVTLTLAYEMRRRKVKYGVASLCIGGGQGIAIVLENPSL from the coding sequence ATGGAAGAAGCAGTAATCATTGATGGTGCGAGAAGCGCATTCGGATCATTTGGCGGAACTTTAAAAGACTTTGGTGCAACCGAAATGGGTGTTGAAGTAGCAAAGGCAGCAATCGCAAGAGCAGGAGTTAAGGCAGAAGACATTGGCGAAAGTATTTTTGGAAATGTAGTTCCTTCCGGAAAAGATTCAATTTATCTTGCCAGACATATCGGACTTAAAGCAGGACTTAAAGTAGAAACTCCTGCACTCACAGTAAATAGACTATGTGGATCGGGAATGGAAGCAATCATTCTCGCAGCAAAGAAGATTTATCTCAATGAGGCAAATGTAGTATTAGCCGGTGGAACTGAATGCATGAGTCAAGCTCCTTACGTTGTGCGAAATGCTAGATGGGGAATCAAATACGGACCGACAGAATTTGAAGATAGTTTAAATCAGGGATTAACAGATCTTTATGTTGAACTTCCAATGGGAATGACAGCAGAAAATCTTGCTGTTCAATACAGCATCTCAAGACAAGAGCAAGATGATTGGGCATCGATTTCACAAGAGCGTGCAGAAAGAGCAACGTTAGACGGCACCCTAAAAGATGAAATTACTCCAATCACAATTGCCGGAAAAAATCCAATCGTATTTGATAAAGATGAATTCATTAGAGGAAAAGCTTCGAAAGACAAGATGTCTTCTCTTAAGCCAGCCTTTAAAAAAGATGGAACGGTTACTGCTGGAAATGCGTCAGGTATTAACGATGGAGCGGGTGCTGTCATCGTAGCGTCTAGATCGTATGCTGACAAGTTGGGCAAAAAGCCTTTAGCCATTATTAAATCTTACGGACACAGTGGATGTGATCCAGCAAAAATGGGAATCGGTCCTGCACTTGCAATTCCTCGTGCGCTTGCTTCTGCTGGCTTGACATTGAAGGATATAGGTCTTATTGAGGTAAACGAAGCATTTGCCGCTCAATACCTTGCTGTGCAAAAAGAGTTGGGATTAAATCCAGAGATCACAAATGTAAACGGTGGAGCAATTGCAATTGGTCATCCACTCGGAGCAAGTGGTGCTAGAGTTACTCTTACGCTTGCTTATGAAATGAGGAGAAGAAAAGTTAAATACGGAGTAGCCTCACTTTGTATTGGTGGCGGACAGGGAATCGCTATCGTTCTAGAGAATCCGAGCCTTTAA
- a CDS encoding PilZ domain-containing protein has product MSSEIRKADRIFPKDFADYAVQLNANGDSFSGYLGNISETGLCAIMPANFPSEVNEINEGSVLHWPTGDNMEIAGRVAWKTNYEFQKKPHIMIGMEFSDKIIFPEYLLALSLSVED; this is encoded by the coding sequence ATGAGTTCAGAAATTAGAAAAGCAGACAGAATTTTTCCAAAAGATTTTGCAGACTATGCGGTTCAATTGAATGCAAATGGTGACAGCTTCAGTGGTTATTTGGGAAATATTTCCGAGACTGGACTCTGTGCCATAATGCCAGCAAACTTTCCCTCAGAAGTCAATGAAATTAACGAAGGAAGTGTTCTTCATTGGCCTACAGGGGATAATATGGAAATAGCTGGTCGTGTAGCGTGGAAGACTAATTACGAGTTTCAGAAAAAACCACACATCATGATCGGTATGGAATTTTCTGATAAAATCATTTTTCCTGAATACTTACTCGCTCTCAGTCTTTCCGTCGAAGATTAA
- the dusB gene encoding tRNA dihydrouridine synthase DusB: MIKIGNVEIQNNVVLSPMAGVSDSPYRQICREMGSGFAYTEFVSTDGISHHSKKSIDLFRFQEMERPISFQIFGNNLEIITEACRIIEDLGPDIIDLNMGCSVAKVSHRGSGAGLLRKPEYVGKIIESMVRTVKVPVTAKIRIGWDHDSLNYREIVHVLQEAGAQAISVHGRTKTMAYTGAADWNIISEIKSFAKVPIFGNGDIHSYAQAQERIKTSGVDGVLIGRAAIGNPWVFAGIDKSTLTFPEVRAMIFRHLDLMTNFYGEQLGLVLFRKHVAKYLKNYFGVSELRHKLVTTPSLEDFVGYLNSFNPDHFRMETTEDKESLNCETYATA, from the coding sequence ATGATAAAAATAGGAAATGTTGAAATTCAGAATAATGTAGTCCTCTCTCCAATGGCAGGCGTCTCGGATAGTCCCTATCGACAGATATGCAGAGAAATGGGTTCTGGCTTTGCCTACACTGAATTTGTTAGCACAGATGGAATTAGCCATCATTCCAAGAAATCAATCGACTTATTTCGCTTTCAAGAAATGGAAAGACCAATTTCTTTTCAAATCTTTGGAAACAATCTGGAAATAATTACGGAAGCCTGTCGTATCATTGAAGACTTAGGACCGGACATTATTGATCTCAATATGGGATGCTCTGTCGCGAAAGTTTCCCATCGCGGTTCTGGAGCAGGACTTCTTCGCAAGCCTGAATACGTTGGAAAAATCATTGAGTCTATGGTAAGAACTGTAAAAGTTCCGGTGACTGCAAAGATTCGAATTGGCTGGGATCATGATAGTTTGAACTATCGTGAAATCGTGCATGTGTTACAAGAAGCGGGAGCGCAAGCAATTTCAGTCCACGGACGAACGAAGACAATGGCATATACTGGCGCTGCCGATTGGAATATTATTTCAGAAATTAAGTCTTTCGCTAAAGTGCCTATCTTTGGAAATGGGGATATTCATTCTTATGCGCAAGCCCAAGAAAGAATTAAGACATCAGGTGTGGATGGAGTTCTTATTGGTCGAGCAGCAATTGGCAATCCATGGGTATTTGCAGGCATTGACAAATCGACATTAACCTTTCCCGAAGTGCGTGCGATGATTTTCAGACATCTAGACCTTATGACAAACTTCTATGGGGAGCAATTAGGGCTCGTCCTATTTAGAAAGCATGTTGCTAAATACTTAAAGAATTACTTTGGAGTTTCTGAGCTTCGTCATAAATTAGTGACTACACCTAGTCTAGAAGACTTCGTTGGCTATTTGAATTCCTTTAATCCAGATCATTTTAGAATGGAAACTACAGAAGACAAAGAATCATTGAACTGCGAAACTTACGCAACAGCTTAA
- a CDS encoding leucine-rich repeat domain-containing protein produces MHYIKTIIVLSFFFILNSISAQAVCEKFESIKKAFKEDNIESVCELDLRNQNLSALPDNIGSLVNLEILHVENNKLTNLPESIAYCKKLVRIHLDENAFTVFPEVLLFSEHLEKLSMNNNGLTTLPQTFGKLKHLKYLSLMNNQLTTLPKQIGKLKKLNYLNLISNDLTELPPNLYDMNQLENLYLGSNDQLRISEDIYEMRRLVRLSLSGIGLEKISTEIRNLKNLKWLSISSNKLEKLPDEICELKELEALFIGFNHITKLPAKFEELKKLKKISLADLELGTTIENEIRNAFPDAEIEF; encoded by the coding sequence ATGCATTACATAAAAACAATTATTGTTCTCTCCTTCTTTTTTATTCTCAATTCAATTTCAGCGCAAGCTGTTTGCGAAAAGTTTGAATCCATCAAAAAGGCTTTCAAAGAAGATAATATTGAATCTGTTTGTGAACTAGATTTAAGAAATCAAAACCTGAGTGCACTACCTGATAATATAGGAAGCTTGGTAAACCTAGAAATTTTGCATGTAGAAAATAATAAACTCACGAACCTACCTGAATCCATTGCTTATTGTAAAAAGCTAGTTCGCATTCATCTTGATGAGAATGCATTTACAGTGTTTCCTGAAGTTCTTCTCTTTTCCGAACATTTAGAAAAACTTTCTATGAACAATAATGGACTTACTACACTACCGCAGACATTTGGCAAACTAAAGCATTTAAAATACTTAAGCCTGATGAACAATCAATTAACAACTCTGCCAAAGCAAATTGGAAAATTAAAAAAACTAAATTACCTTAACTTGATTTCGAATGACCTAACTGAATTACCACCAAACCTTTATGATATGAATCAATTAGAGAATTTATACTTAGGAAGCAATGATCAGTTAAGAATATCAGAAGATATTTATGAAATGAGAAGGCTCGTTCGCCTATCGCTTAGTGGAATTGGATTAGAAAAGATTTCTACGGAAATAAGGAATCTTAAAAATCTAAAATGGCTTTCTATTAGCTCAAATAAATTGGAAAAACTTCCAGATGAAATATGTGAGTTAAAGGAGTTGGAAGCTTTGTTTATTGGCTTTAATCATATCACAAAACTTCCAGCAAAGTTCGAAGAGTTAAAGAAACTCAAAAAAATATCTCTAGCTGATCTTGAATTGGGAACAACAATCGAGAATGAAATCCGAAATGCATTTCCAGACGCAGAAATAGAATTCTAA
- a CDS encoding zinc-binding dehydrogenase, giving the protein MTTIPETGKAIELINYEGLESSIRVGQRKISPLKENDVLVKIAASSINPSDLMFIRGLYGIKKKIPCGGGFEGSGTIVAVGSAVTKVKIGNRVACSAHYMGDGSWAEYMVTPEYNCIPLIDKVTLEQGATFFVNPLTACGLTNIAIKEKRNGIVQTAAASALGKMIQRYATRKGLPVINIVRKEEQVELLKSLGSEHVLNSTSPDFEKTFTRLVKKLEITLAIDAVAGKTGEDVFNMMPSNSKLVVYGALSEEPIGVTAGSLIFQRKKVEGFWLSYWIADTPPEEFSEIIKDAQENLSTDFKSEINKRFSLEDGYKAIDFYKNNMTSGKVLFVP; this is encoded by the coding sequence ATGACTACAATTCCCGAAACAGGAAAAGCAATTGAACTTATTAACTACGAAGGACTAGAAAGCTCAATACGAGTGGGGCAAAGAAAGATTAGTCCTTTAAAAGAAAACGACGTGCTAGTTAAGATAGCGGCTTCTTCGATTAACCCTTCCGATCTAATGTTCATTCGCGGACTCTATGGAATCAAAAAGAAAATTCCCTGTGGTGGTGGCTTTGAAGGAAGCGGGACTATTGTTGCAGTTGGCTCTGCTGTTACCAAAGTAAAAATTGGTAATAGAGTAGCTTGCTCTGCTCATTATATGGGAGATGGCTCCTGGGCAGAATACATGGTCACACCGGAATACAATTGTATACCACTAATTGACAAAGTGACACTCGAACAAGGAGCTACTTTTTTCGTAAATCCACTCACTGCCTGTGGACTTACTAACATAGCGATTAAAGAAAAGCGAAATGGAATTGTTCAAACAGCCGCCGCAAGTGCTCTCGGTAAAATGATTCAACGTTATGCGACACGTAAAGGTCTTCCTGTCATCAATATCGTTCGCAAAGAAGAGCAAGTTGAACTTCTGAAATCCCTTGGCTCTGAACATGTATTAAATTCCACTTCTCCTGACTTTGAAAAAACATTCACACGACTTGTTAAGAAATTAGAAATTACCTTAGCCATTGATGCTGTTGCCGGTAAAACAGGAGAAGATGTGTTCAATATGATGCCATCCAATTCTAAGCTTGTGGTATACGGAGCATTATCCGAAGAACCCATTGGAGTAACTGCTGGTTCTTTAATTTTTCAAAGAAAAAAAGTAGAAGGATTTTGGTTGAGCTATTGGATTGCTGATACTCCACCAGAAGAATTTTCTGAAATCATAAAGGATGCACAAGAAAATCTTTCTACCGATTTCAAATCTGAGATTAACAAGCGTTTTTCTCTTGAGGATGGCTATAAAGCAATTGATTTTTATAAAAACAATATGACCAGCGGCAAGGTGCTGTTTGTCCCTTAG